A genomic window from Aethina tumida isolate Nest 87 chromosome 4, icAetTumi1.1, whole genome shotgun sequence includes:
- the LOC109599232 gene encoding uncharacterized protein LOC109599232 isoform X2, with product MRQLPQTDCGNLDSEIKTDDTNGEFYNIDFNGTGECSCSFLRTIQPSGNVYLLKDLRISTKIENGKLILTKDNFDLIDHIIVEKYEFVAASFQCGDAQPVITISDHNDYIPTFSQKEYNLKLPMPIVKGVDITLMSTEIKINDQDFSNSKMTLEVDQYASMFELDSTKNVKDYIVSIKTIDLLSLMEPISFTLTATDSAKEPKSGNTKITIEIDKEDSILDKPNFDKPSYTFSYTNTNGDPKCTITEGPILIQTHYPEKTVIEADNSVVKCEKATKSDKQIEVTCSCVSSIEDSPTLVALKATTSDTAEATLIINRADYTKGPEFEQSYYTATYENHQVVLKDDVKTLSVADKVEVSDDSKGAFSASYEISTKTVKVTVDETKIGADDYLIVGLNAYIGTAVSSTTFILEIDQPTPNFDKPYYTGKLSDQELSGLDSIVIQYTGIGTLEAPKVDSANIDVKYFKISSNGNGGYSLQLETIPDDVLSNINEIVASLSVSVTDRSDKTSKAVVVINLPTSSDQEAPKFVKDYYTGDYTKDGKIKNLEDITLSNSDLGTLTATLTSVDISNINEYISASCDNTAKTCNLVSNKPLDITQIDGKTELILVLKVTEEDNTNTGKVSIILTLPSNDDSSAPKFDNLYYKASYSTDDHKLTHDKIVIKDYVNELTLSFMWNDKSINDYLEATVDENGVCTITSKEFTDDMLKNTELLVTVTVSEADNTNTGKTVLVITLPQTTELDVPSFDSSIYKAEYSKETGLSLESDIKVESKDFKAVTFSLSVQEEVDINQYLSFSLDSKTGLLSITASDFPTGYFDNVAYVTISAKSTTNEISANCVLIISLPEKTTEKAPEFSSASYRGNYVEDESTISLNETITITNTPTQVDLYGEYSESFKAKQIDDSNKWQITVEKPLDELVLFNQYITLDLIASNENGKSKATLILNLPGYTSKFDKATYSATYTEENKFTVDSINIEHFKDGVEPNIEDSNYKQYFKISRSEKTVKLEKSKDLTDDILKKSFITLNLQLIEDNNVIDTSVVTVSLPSNGGGNDDDGDDDEVEKKDQQIIGYIVAVVILSVLLLAGMGGFLAFYFLKFRKLNNVSQFDNSRDSIDRKETFKKDTENSGVRFNEDNITATTNPNNLDSKESSVAQRRPTGAPMTRMPIEDDEDEDLETPKAVKFDEEVEEVLIEPSSLQFDDEKGENTSHS from the exons ATTGTGGGAATCTTGattctgaaattaaaactgatGACACAAATggagaattttataatatagatTTCAATGGAACAGGCGAATGTTCCTGTTCATTTCTAAGAACTATACAGCCAAGTGGGAATGTTTATCTCTTAAAAGACCTTCGGATATCAACAAAGAttgaaaatggaaaactgaTTTTAACTAAAGATAACTTTGACTTAATTGATCATATTATAGTGGAGAAGTATGAGTTTGTAGCGGCATCATTTCAGTGCGGTGATGCACAACCAGTAATAACTATATCTGACCACAATGATTATATTCCGACATTTTCtcaaaaagaatataatttgaaattacccATGCCCATAGTCAAAGGCGTAGATATTACTTTGATGAGcacagaaattaaaataaatgatcaaGACTTTTCTAACTCTAAAATGACACTAGAAGTTGATCAATATGCTAGCATGTTTGAGTTGgattcaacaaaaaatgtaaaagattATATTGTGTCTATAAAGACAATCGACTTACTCAGTTTGATGGAGCCAATATCTTTCACATTAACAGCGACA gatAGTGCTAAGGAACCGAAATCTGGCAATACTAAAATTACGATTGAAATAGACAAAGAGGATAGTATCTTAGATAAACCAAACTTCGATAAACCTTCGTACACTTTTTCTTACACGAACACTAATGGGGACCCCAAATGTACCATAACCGAAGGaccaattttaatacaaacccACTATCCAGAGAAGACAGTTATTGAAGCAGATAATa GCGTAGTAAAGTGTGAAAAAGCCACAAAATCTGACAAGCAAATTGAGGTAACGTGCAGCTGCGTGTCGTCTATCGAAGACTCACCGACGCTGGTGGCCCTGAAAGCCACCACCTCGGACACGGCTGAAGCGACGCTGATCATCAACAGGGCGGATTATACAAAAGGCCCGGAGTTCGAACAAAGTTATTACACGGCAACGTACGAAAATCACCAGGTGGTACTGAAAGATGATGTCAAGACGCTTTCAGTAGCTGATAAAGTCGAAGTATCCGATG ACTCCAAGGGAGCCTTTAGTGCTTCATATGAAATTAGTACTAAAACAGTAAAGGTTACGGTggatgaaacaaaaattggggcagatgattatttaattgttggaTTGAATGCTTATATCGGAACCGCTGTGTCAAGTACCACATTTATCCTCGAAATTGATCAACCAACTCCAAACTTCGATAAGCCATATTATACTGGCAAATTATCTGACCAAGAGCTGTCAGGGCTTGATTCCATAGTAATTCAATATACTGGCATTGGTACTCTTGAAGCACCGAAAGTCGATTCAG CAAATATCGacgtaaagtattttaaaatttcttccaaTGGTAATGGTGGGTATTCTCTCCAACTGGAAACTATACCAGACGATGTCCTAAGTAATATCAACGAAATCGTTGCAAGTTTGTCAGTCAGTGTGACTGATAGAAGTGATAAAACATCTAAAGCAGTCGTTGTTATTAACTTGCCAACTAGTTCCGACCAAGAAGCTCCTAAGTTTGTTAAAGACTACTATACAGGTGATTACACCAAagatggaaaaattaaaaacctgGAAGATATCACTTTAAGCAATAGCGATTTGGGTACTCTCACTGCGACTTTAACTTCAG TTGATATATCTAACATCAATGAGTACATTAGTGCAAGCTGCGACAACACGGCCAAAACATGCAATCTGGTTTCCAATAAGCCTCTAGATATTACTCAAATCGACGGTAAAACAGAACTAATTCTGGTGCTTAAAGTAACAGAAGAAGATAATACTAATACAGGCAAAGTATCAATAATTCTGACCCTTCCGTCCAATGATGACTCCTCAGCACCGAAGTTCGATAATCTGTATTATAAGGCATCTTATTCCACAGATGACCACAAACTTACCCACGATAAAATCGTTATTAAAGATTACGTTAATGAATTAACTTTATCTTTTATGTGGAATG ataaatctattaatgaCTACTTGGAAGCAACTGTAGATGAAAATGGTGTTTGCACGATTACCTCTAAAGAGTTTACTGATGACATGTTGAAAAACACTGAACTATTAGTAACAGTGACGGTTTCAGAAGCTGATAATACTAACACCGGAAAGACTGTTTTAGTAATTACACTACCTCAAACTACAGAACTAGACGTTCCTTCATTTGACAGTTCAATATACAAAGCAGAATACTCCAAAGAAACAGGCCTCTCACTAGAATCTGACATCAAAGTTGAAAGTAAAGATTTCAAAGCTGTAACATTTAGTTTAAGTGTACAAGAGG AGGTTGATATTAATCAATATCTTTCATTTTCTTTGGACTCAAAAACTGGTCTTTTAAGTATAACCGCCTCAGACTTCCCTACTGGTTATTTCGACAATGTCGCTTATGTAACAATATCAGCCAAAAGTACAACAAATGAAATATCAGCAAATtgcgttttaataatatctctaCCGGAAAAAACTACAGAAAAAGCACCAGAATTTTCGTCGGCGTCTTATAGAGGAAACTATGTCGAGGATGAGTcaacaatttcattaaatgaaacaataacTATAACAAATACACCGACCCAAGTTGACCTGTACGGAG aATACAGTGAAAGTTTCAAAGCTAAACAAATTGATGATTCCAATAAATGGCAAATTACGGTTGAAAAACCATTAGATGAGTTGGTACTCTTTAACCAATATATTACTCTGGACCTCATAGCAAGTAATGAGAACGGCAAATCTAAGGCCACTTTGATTCTGAATTTACCAGGTTACACGTCCAAATTTGACAAAGCAACGTACTCTGCTACTTACACCGAAGAAAACAAGTTCACTGTTGACAGTATAAATATTGAGCACTTCAAAGACGGTGTGGAACCCAACATTGAAG ATTCGaattacaaacaatatttcaaaatatcccGGTCAGAAAAAACGGTGAAATTAGAAAAGTCCAAAGACCTGACTGATGATATTCTGAAGAAGAGTTTTATTACACTCAATCTACAACTCATTGAAGACAACAATGTAATCGACACTTCGGTGGTCACTGTGAGCTTACCCTCTAATG GGGGTGGAAACGATGATGATGGTGATGATGACGAAGTTGAAAAGAAGGACCAACAAATTATAGGATACATTGTTGCAGTCGTTATATTATCGGTCTTGTTACTTGCAGGAATGGGTGGATTccttgcattttattttttaaaattcag aaaattgaataacgTTAGTCAATTTGATAACTCAAGAGATTCAATTGACAgaaaagaaacatttaaaaaggaTACAGAAAACAG tgGAGTTCGATTTAATGAAGATAATATAACTGCGACAACCAACCCTAATAACTTAGATTCGAAGGAAAg TTCAGTTGCTCAAAGAAGACCTACTGGAGCTCCAATGACACGAATGCCTATTGAAGACGATGAAGACGAAGATTTGGAAACACCCAAAGCTGTAAAATTCGACGAAGAAGTAGAGGAAGTTCTTATTGAGCCCTCAAGTCTTCAATTTGATGATGAAAAGGGGGAAAACACGTCTCATTcgtaa
- the LOC109599232 gene encoding uncharacterized protein LOC109599232 isoform X1, with product MKCLSSIFLLLIFVYNCNADCGNLDSEIKTDDTNGEFYNIDFNGTGECSCSFLRTIQPSGNVYLLKDLRISTKIENGKLILTKDNFDLIDHIIVEKYEFVAASFQCGDAQPVITISDHNDYIPTFSQKEYNLKLPMPIVKGVDITLMSTEIKINDQDFSNSKMTLEVDQYASMFELDSTKNVKDYIVSIKTIDLLSLMEPISFTLTATDSAKEPKSGNTKITIEIDKEDSILDKPNFDKPSYTFSYTNTNGDPKCTITEGPILIQTHYPEKTVIEADNSVVKCEKATKSDKQIEVTCSCVSSIEDSPTLVALKATTSDTAEATLIINRADYTKGPEFEQSYYTATYENHQVVLKDDVKTLSVADKVEVSDDSKGAFSASYEISTKTVKVTVDETKIGADDYLIVGLNAYIGTAVSSTTFILEIDQPTPNFDKPYYTGKLSDQELSGLDSIVIQYTGIGTLEAPKVDSANIDVKYFKISSNGNGGYSLQLETIPDDVLSNINEIVASLSVSVTDRSDKTSKAVVVINLPTSSDQEAPKFVKDYYTGDYTKDGKIKNLEDITLSNSDLGTLTATLTSVDISNINEYISASCDNTAKTCNLVSNKPLDITQIDGKTELILVLKVTEEDNTNTGKVSIILTLPSNDDSSAPKFDNLYYKASYSTDDHKLTHDKIVIKDYVNELTLSFMWNDKSINDYLEATVDENGVCTITSKEFTDDMLKNTELLVTVTVSEADNTNTGKTVLVITLPQTTELDVPSFDSSIYKAEYSKETGLSLESDIKVESKDFKAVTFSLSVQEEVDINQYLSFSLDSKTGLLSITASDFPTGYFDNVAYVTISAKSTTNEISANCVLIISLPEKTTEKAPEFSSASYRGNYVEDESTISLNETITITNTPTQVDLYGEYSESFKAKQIDDSNKWQITVEKPLDELVLFNQYITLDLIASNENGKSKATLILNLPGYTSKFDKATYSATYTEENKFTVDSINIEHFKDGVEPNIEDSNYKQYFKISRSEKTVKLEKSKDLTDDILKKSFITLNLQLIEDNNVIDTSVVTVSLPSNGGGNDDDGDDDEVEKKDQQIIGYIVAVVILSVLLLAGMGGFLAFYFLKFRKLNNVSQFDNSRDSIDRKETFKKDTENSGVRFNEDNITATTNPNNLDSKESSVAQRRPTGAPMTRMPIEDDEDEDLETPKAVKFDEEVEEVLIEPSSLQFDDEKGENTSHS from the exons ATGAAGTGCCtttcttctatatttttactattgatTTTTGTATACAACTGTAACGCag ATTGTGGGAATCTTGattctgaaattaaaactgatGACACAAATggagaattttataatatagatTTCAATGGAACAGGCGAATGTTCCTGTTCATTTCTAAGAACTATACAGCCAAGTGGGAATGTTTATCTCTTAAAAGACCTTCGGATATCAACAAAGAttgaaaatggaaaactgaTTTTAACTAAAGATAACTTTGACTTAATTGATCATATTATAGTGGAGAAGTATGAGTTTGTAGCGGCATCATTTCAGTGCGGTGATGCACAACCAGTAATAACTATATCTGACCACAATGATTATATTCCGACATTTTCtcaaaaagaatataatttgaaattacccATGCCCATAGTCAAAGGCGTAGATATTACTTTGATGAGcacagaaattaaaataaatgatcaaGACTTTTCTAACTCTAAAATGACACTAGAAGTTGATCAATATGCTAGCATGTTTGAGTTGgattcaacaaaaaatgtaaaagattATATTGTGTCTATAAAGACAATCGACTTACTCAGTTTGATGGAGCCAATATCTTTCACATTAACAGCGACA gatAGTGCTAAGGAACCGAAATCTGGCAATACTAAAATTACGATTGAAATAGACAAAGAGGATAGTATCTTAGATAAACCAAACTTCGATAAACCTTCGTACACTTTTTCTTACACGAACACTAATGGGGACCCCAAATGTACCATAACCGAAGGaccaattttaatacaaacccACTATCCAGAGAAGACAGTTATTGAAGCAGATAATa GCGTAGTAAAGTGTGAAAAAGCCACAAAATCTGACAAGCAAATTGAGGTAACGTGCAGCTGCGTGTCGTCTATCGAAGACTCACCGACGCTGGTGGCCCTGAAAGCCACCACCTCGGACACGGCTGAAGCGACGCTGATCATCAACAGGGCGGATTATACAAAAGGCCCGGAGTTCGAACAAAGTTATTACACGGCAACGTACGAAAATCACCAGGTGGTACTGAAAGATGATGTCAAGACGCTTTCAGTAGCTGATAAAGTCGAAGTATCCGATG ACTCCAAGGGAGCCTTTAGTGCTTCATATGAAATTAGTACTAAAACAGTAAAGGTTACGGTggatgaaacaaaaattggggcagatgattatttaattgttggaTTGAATGCTTATATCGGAACCGCTGTGTCAAGTACCACATTTATCCTCGAAATTGATCAACCAACTCCAAACTTCGATAAGCCATATTATACTGGCAAATTATCTGACCAAGAGCTGTCAGGGCTTGATTCCATAGTAATTCAATATACTGGCATTGGTACTCTTGAAGCACCGAAAGTCGATTCAG CAAATATCGacgtaaagtattttaaaatttcttccaaTGGTAATGGTGGGTATTCTCTCCAACTGGAAACTATACCAGACGATGTCCTAAGTAATATCAACGAAATCGTTGCAAGTTTGTCAGTCAGTGTGACTGATAGAAGTGATAAAACATCTAAAGCAGTCGTTGTTATTAACTTGCCAACTAGTTCCGACCAAGAAGCTCCTAAGTTTGTTAAAGACTACTATACAGGTGATTACACCAAagatggaaaaattaaaaacctgGAAGATATCACTTTAAGCAATAGCGATTTGGGTACTCTCACTGCGACTTTAACTTCAG TTGATATATCTAACATCAATGAGTACATTAGTGCAAGCTGCGACAACACGGCCAAAACATGCAATCTGGTTTCCAATAAGCCTCTAGATATTACTCAAATCGACGGTAAAACAGAACTAATTCTGGTGCTTAAAGTAACAGAAGAAGATAATACTAATACAGGCAAAGTATCAATAATTCTGACCCTTCCGTCCAATGATGACTCCTCAGCACCGAAGTTCGATAATCTGTATTATAAGGCATCTTATTCCACAGATGACCACAAACTTACCCACGATAAAATCGTTATTAAAGATTACGTTAATGAATTAACTTTATCTTTTATGTGGAATG ataaatctattaatgaCTACTTGGAAGCAACTGTAGATGAAAATGGTGTTTGCACGATTACCTCTAAAGAGTTTACTGATGACATGTTGAAAAACACTGAACTATTAGTAACAGTGACGGTTTCAGAAGCTGATAATACTAACACCGGAAAGACTGTTTTAGTAATTACACTACCTCAAACTACAGAACTAGACGTTCCTTCATTTGACAGTTCAATATACAAAGCAGAATACTCCAAAGAAACAGGCCTCTCACTAGAATCTGACATCAAAGTTGAAAGTAAAGATTTCAAAGCTGTAACATTTAGTTTAAGTGTACAAGAGG AGGTTGATATTAATCAATATCTTTCATTTTCTTTGGACTCAAAAACTGGTCTTTTAAGTATAACCGCCTCAGACTTCCCTACTGGTTATTTCGACAATGTCGCTTATGTAACAATATCAGCCAAAAGTACAACAAATGAAATATCAGCAAATtgcgttttaataatatctctaCCGGAAAAAACTACAGAAAAAGCACCAGAATTTTCGTCGGCGTCTTATAGAGGAAACTATGTCGAGGATGAGTcaacaatttcattaaatgaaacaataacTATAACAAATACACCGACCCAAGTTGACCTGTACGGAG aATACAGTGAAAGTTTCAAAGCTAAACAAATTGATGATTCCAATAAATGGCAAATTACGGTTGAAAAACCATTAGATGAGTTGGTACTCTTTAACCAATATATTACTCTGGACCTCATAGCAAGTAATGAGAACGGCAAATCTAAGGCCACTTTGATTCTGAATTTACCAGGTTACACGTCCAAATTTGACAAAGCAACGTACTCTGCTACTTACACCGAAGAAAACAAGTTCACTGTTGACAGTATAAATATTGAGCACTTCAAAGACGGTGTGGAACCCAACATTGAAG ATTCGaattacaaacaatatttcaaaatatcccGGTCAGAAAAAACGGTGAAATTAGAAAAGTCCAAAGACCTGACTGATGATATTCTGAAGAAGAGTTTTATTACACTCAATCTACAACTCATTGAAGACAACAATGTAATCGACACTTCGGTGGTCACTGTGAGCTTACCCTCTAATG GGGGTGGAAACGATGATGATGGTGATGATGACGAAGTTGAAAAGAAGGACCAACAAATTATAGGATACATTGTTGCAGTCGTTATATTATCGGTCTTGTTACTTGCAGGAATGGGTGGATTccttgcattttattttttaaaattcag aaaattgaataacgTTAGTCAATTTGATAACTCAAGAGATTCAATTGACAgaaaagaaacatttaaaaaggaTACAGAAAACAG tgGAGTTCGATTTAATGAAGATAATATAACTGCGACAACCAACCCTAATAACTTAGATTCGAAGGAAAg TTCAGTTGCTCAAAGAAGACCTACTGGAGCTCCAATGACACGAATGCCTATTGAAGACGATGAAGACGAAGATTTGGAAACACCCAAAGCTGTAAAATTCGACGAAGAAGTAGAGGAAGTTCTTATTGAGCCCTCAAGTCTTCAATTTGATGATGAAAAGGGGGAAAACACGTCTCATTcgtaa